From the genome of bacterium:
GGGTGCAGGGGCCGGGTGAGATAACGATCCTGTCCGGAGAAAGCTTTGGAATCTGCTCCGCCGTAAGGTCATCATTGCGGTAGACGAGAACCTCTGCCCCTAATTCTCCAAGATACTGGACGATATTATAGGTAAAAGAATCGTAATTATCGATCATGAGAACCTTCGGACTAATCACTTTCCACCTTTCTGATGGCCTCGATCAGGGCCATTGCTTTGTTTAATGTTTCCTGGTACTCAAGCCGGGGATCGGAATCGGCTACGATCCCCGCACCAGCCTGGATATAGGCGGTCTTTCCTTTGATGACAATCGTTCGAATGGTAATGCAGGTGTCCATATTTCCGGAAAACCCGAAATAGCCGACGGCCCCGGCATACGGGCCGCGCCTGACCGGCTCCAGTTCCTCGATAATCTGCATGGCCCGAACCTTGGGAGCCCCGGACACCGTCCCGGCAGGAAAGCAGGCCGAAAGCGCATCAAAGCAATCCTTGTCATCCTGGAGTATGCCCTTGACATTCGAGACAATGTGCATCACGTGGGAATATTTTTCAATGACCATCAGTTCGGTCACCTGTACCGTGCCGGGCCTGCAAACCCTGCCGACATCGTTTCTTCCCAGATCGACCAGCATGATATGCTCGGCCCGCTCCTTGGGATCCGCCAGAAGGTCTTCGGCCAGAAACCTGTCCTCTTCCTCGGTGGCTCCGCGCTTTCGCGTACCGGCGATGGGCCGCTCCTCGATCACCCCGTCCACCACCCGGACCAGAAGCTCAGGCGACGCCCCGACGATACTGGTATCGTCGTAGTGCAGATAATACATATAGGGGGAAGGGTTAACCAGCCGAAGCGCCCGGTAAAGGTCAAAAGGATTGCTGGAAATCTCGGTCGAAAGCCGCTGAGACAGGACGACCTGAATAGCGTCGCCCGCGGCAATGTATTCCTTGGCCTTCA
Proteins encoded in this window:
- the trpE gene encoding anthranilate synthase component I, producing MYYPDKGEFQKMALRGNLIPVYREICADLDTPVSAFRKIDSGKSFLLESVEGGEKIARYSFLGSDPVTVILGHKGEVKIQERSRPGTVISTPNPLAVLKELMSRFHPVPVPGLPRFSGGAVGYISYDYVRSLEPIPDENPDDLNLPEMAFFLVDTLLIFDHLAHTIKIVSNAFIEDSADRAYDQAVERIDHLYERMKMPVASSQILDGDIMLRRRASSPAADFIQSQSKISSNFTPAGFEECVMKAKEYIAAGDAIQVVLSQRLSTEISSNPFDLYRALRLVNPSPYMYYLHYDDTSIVGASPELLVRVVDGVIEERPIAGTRKRGATEEEDRFLAEDLLADPKERAEHIMLVDLGRNDVGRVCRPGTVQVTELMVIEKYSHVMHIVSNVKGILQDDKDCFDALSACFPAGTVSGAPKVRAMQIIEELEPVRRGPYAGAVGYFGFSGNMDTCITIRTIVIKGKTAYIQAGAGIVADSDPRLEYQETLNKAMALIEAIRKVESD